The window AAGCGCGATCGCAGCACCCCAGACCCTCCGCCCGCGTTAGTCGTGGGAAACTTGGCTCAGGATCGCGATCGCATCCCCAGTTGAAAATTTCAGCTCGATCCCCTATCCATCCGGAGAGAGTAGGCCAATGTTTGAGAACCCTTTAATGTAAGTAATCAAACTGTTAGCCTAAAGTCCGCTGAAAAAAAAGTGTCTCGGAACAGGCGAGACCCGTCTTAGTCAACTCCCCAAGGCACTTTTAGAGCTAATAACCGATTGTGTTTCCGTCTGGGGGATAAGCGCGTGAAGAGTCAGTCTAACAGAGTAACAAATTTTCTAGGGCTTGTCTTGGCTATAATCAGGGTCATGACCGTATATTTTGGTGGCCTGACGGAACAGTTCTGCTGTAGCCGCAATTAGTTGGGTGCCTCTATGAAACCAATTGAGTTGTTAGCGCGGCAGGTCGATCAGTGGTGGCGGGTTTACGTCACGGAAACTCCTAGCGCGCGCAAGCGCGTCACACAAAGATCGCACCCGCCCAGATGGGCCTCAATATTACCTGGTGCTTTTGTTCAAACTGACGCAATGACGGCACAACTCAACCGAACCCGCAACAAGCGCCTCAACTACAAGGCACACCCATCTGTCTTAGTAGCGATCGCCGTTGTCTCTTTGACCAGTACAATTGGGTACCGATTTTACAACGCCCCCAAACTGGATGTGGGAACCATTGCCCCAGAAACCCTTTTTGCGCCCGATGACGCCAGAGTTGAAGATACCAAATCCACCGAGGAAAGGCGCAAGCAAGAACGCACCGGGGCCATACCTGTCCTGATGCTCAATCAGGTTGTCAACCAAGAAATTTATCGCGAACTTTACAACCTGCTCTCTAGAGGCACCCAATTGCGTCTGAGTGCCGGGCCCTTTCCTTACCTAGACCCCACGGCGCTTTCCACCGAAATTCAGCATTACCTGCGCGCTTGCGAAGAGTGGGAATGGCGGATTATTCGCCTAAGCGTTACGCGAGAGACGCCCCAAAGACCCCTCGCCTTCAATCGGGGTAACGAGCCGGGGCGTTCTGGGGGGACTGCGAATGCTCTAGCGGGCGTCAGTTCTGCCGAACAGCAAAGAGCGATCGCGCAATTACGCCGCCTCAAGCAATCTGCTGGCCCCGTCGGCTTTGCGAACATCCTGCAAAGCATCGAGCAAGCTCGCCTCGCCTATCAGAACGCCACGGCGAACCTAGAACGACAAGTTGCGCCCAATAGCCGGAAACTGTACAAAGTCACCTTATTTGAACTCACCGATGCCGAATGGGACACTACCCAACAAGGTATTAAAGACACAACCGCCCGCATCCTTGCTCAAGGCGTACCCAGAGGACTGCCCCCCAATATCCTGCGAAATGCCATTAGCTTGCAGGTGAATGGCTCTGTCCCCTTAAAAGCAGAGCCTCTCGCGATTGAGGTTCTCTCCTCAATGCTGAAACCCAATCTGATCGAAGACCCCGAACAGACCCGCCTGCGAGCCGAACAAGCCGCTAGAGAAGTCGATCCGGTGATTATTCAAATTGCCAAAAACGAGGTGATTGTAGAGGCAGGACAAAGCATTTCCCAAGCAGATTTTGTCCTGATTGATTATTTTGGCTTGAGCGAACGCGGCATTAACTGGAGGGGTTTGATCGGCTTTGCCAGCTTAGTGGGTAGCGCCGTCTGCATTTTCTGGTTGGTGGAAAGACGCGTTCACTCCGGAATGCGACGCCGAGATTATTTATTAGTATTGCTGCTAACTCTGAGCGCCCCGATTTTAGTGA is drawn from Desertifilum tharense IPPAS B-1220 and contains these coding sequences:
- a CDS encoding HD family phosphohydrolase — its product is MKPIELLARQVDQWWRVYVTETPSARKRVTQRSHPPRWASILPGAFVQTDAMTAQLNRTRNKRLNYKAHPSVLVAIAVVSLTSTIGYRFYNAPKLDVGTIAPETLFAPDDARVEDTKSTEERRKQERTGAIPVLMLNQVVNQEIYRELYNLLSRGTQLRLSAGPFPYLDPTALSTEIQHYLRACEEWEWRIIRLSVTRETPQRPLAFNRGNEPGRSGGTANALAGVSSAEQQRAIAQLRRLKQSAGPVGFANILQSIEQARLAYQNATANLERQVAPNSRKLYKVTLFELTDAEWDTTQQGIKDTTARILAQGVPRGLPPNILRNAISLQVNGSVPLKAEPLAIEVLSSMLKPNLIEDPEQTRLRAEQAAREVDPVIIQIAKNEVIVEAGQSISQADFVLIDYFGLSERGINWRGLIGFASLVGSAVCIFWLVERRVHSGMRRRDYLLVLLLTLSAPILVSLGVSSTSLPAIGLLIGSFYGSAIGVTVVGLLSLALPIGLEITISDGLASAAGGLLGGLVAGRLRSREEVALLGVGVGLIQGGVYLLIAMISSSSVGLVLPTVLGAAALRSLSGIAWSIVALGLSPYLEHVFDLVTPVRLAELANPNRPLLQRLALEAPGTFQHTLFVSTLAEAAARELNCNVELVRAGTLYHDIGKMHDPLLFCENQMGGPNKHDTEIKDPWKSADIIKKHVSEGLVMARKYRLPKAIQAFIPEHQGTMLIAFFYHQAQQMAQDDPSITVRESDFRYDGPVPQSRETGILMLADSCEAALRSLKEATYEEALAMVNKILRARWQDNQLVDSGLTREEMNTIADVFVRVWQQFHHKRVAYPKTALTAK